In Coleofasciculaceae cyanobacterium, a single genomic region encodes these proteins:
- a CDS encoding DUF6492 family protein — protein MTPLKFCIITPSFKPDFERCRLLAESIDKFACFPIHHYIIVDRKDYKLFQQLEASNRTVLTVESVLPWWIQKIPLLQNGWFSMKTLPIRNWLIQQIVKLEIANWIQQDVFIFVDSDVTFIRPFDHNQFVKDGKVRLFRETVPVSEWQSEGISDQYKWSNTAH, from the coding sequence ATGACGCCACTAAAATTCTGCATAATTACTCCTAGTTTTAAGCCAGACTTTGAAAGATGCCGCCTCTTAGCTGAAAGCATTGACAAATTTGCTTGTTTTCCAATACATCACTATATAATCGTAGACCGAAAAGATTATAAATTGTTTCAACAACTTGAAGCTTCAAATAGAACGGTTTTAACGGTTGAATCTGTTCTTCCTTGGTGGATTCAAAAAATTCCTTTGCTGCAAAATGGTTGGTTTAGCATGAAAACGCTACCCATCCGAAACTGGTTGATTCAGCAAATTGTTAAATTAGAAATTGCTAACTGGATTCAGCAAGATGTTTTCATTTTTGTTGATTCTGACGTTACTTTTATTCGTCCTTTCGATCATAATCAATTTGTTAAAGATGGAAAAGTCAGGCTGTTTAGAGAGACTGTTCCTGTATCAGAGTGGCAATCAGAAGGAATTTCAGATCAATATAAATGGTCTAATACAGCACATTGA
- a CDS encoding CHAD domain-containing protein — MSDKNNAVTLKEWANIAIAKHTRKTFKYEAGVLQDQDPEDLHQMRVGMRRLRSAISGFAVALDLPKTVTDKNIAKIGHSLGNLRDLDVLLAILKDDYRPLLTTAEQKSLDKVLKSLKKQRKEALKQVRKTLNSKLYLNLQQGLQNWLKQPQYKSISNLSIYPALPDLLLPQISQLLLHPGWLVGVELENGQIQLPEMSNVEAVEQLLEREESILHDLRKEAKRTRYNLELFSQFYDETYGYYLEQIEKIQEVLGHIQDCYVLRQVLEKIFQSAIAEQMPELAEILRQARSQKWLEWQILQQQFLEDKTRMELRQAIQQPL; from the coding sequence ATGAGCGACAAAAATAACGCGGTTACTTTAAAAGAATGGGCAAATATAGCGATCGCCAAACACACCCGTAAAACATTTAAATATGAAGCTGGAGTACTTCAAGATCAAGATCCAGAAGACCTACATCAAATGCGAGTTGGAATGCGACGCTTACGTAGCGCAATCTCTGGTTTTGCAGTTGCTTTGGATTTACCCAAGACAGTAACGGACAAAAATATTGCTAAAATCGGTCATTCCTTGGGAAATTTGCGAGATTTAGATGTTTTGTTGGCTATTTTAAAAGATGATTATCGACCGCTATTAACAACAGCCGAACAAAAGAGCTTAGATAAGGTTTTAAAATCCCTGAAGAAGCAACGTAAAGAAGCACTCAAACAGGTTCGCAAAACTCTCAACAGCAAACTTTATCTCAATCTTCAACAAGGACTACAAAATTGGCTAAAACAGCCACAATATAAGTCAATAAGTAACTTGTCTATTTATCCCGCGTTGCCAGATTTACTTTTACCCCAGATTAGTCAACTATTACTGCATCCTGGTTGGCTAGTAGGAGTAGAACTAGAAAATGGTCAAATTCAATTGCCTGAGATGTCGAACGTTGAAGCAGTTGAGCAACTATTAGAACGAGAAGAATCTATTCTGCACGATCTGCGTAAAGAAGCAAAAAGAACTCGCTATAACCTAGAGTTATTTTCTCAATTCTATGATGAGACTTATGGTTACTATCTTGAGCAAATAGAAAAGATTCAAGAAGTTCTCGGTCACATCCAAGATTGTTATGTTTTAAGGCAAGTACTGGAAAAAATTTTCCAATCGGCGATCGCTGAGCAAATGCCCGAACTAGCAGAAATACTTCGCCAAGCTCGATCTCAAAAATGGTTGGAATGGCAAATTTTACAACAACAATTTCTCGAAGATAAAACCCGCATGGAACTCAGGCAAGCAATACAACAACCTTTATAG
- a CDS encoding protein-L-isoaspartate(D-aspartate) O-methyltransferase yields MTNDEFIHGEPSLLELQRQQMVQYQIRDRNIKDKRVLAAMSKVPRHQFVDSSYRDLAYGDRPLSIGYNQTISQPYIVAYMTEVAQISPEDTVLEIGTGCGYQAAILGEIAKQVYSIELIPELAQKARQTLSQLGYDNIEVKTDDGYQGWIEHAPYDAIIVTAAPEYVPQNPLDQLALNAKMVIPVGTWHQEILVLSKTEDKIIEERTIPVYFVPMKRKFSQ; encoded by the coding sequence ATGACGAATGACGAATTTATCCATGGTGAGCCTTCTTTGCTTGAGCTTCAGCGTCAGCAAATGGTGCAATATCAAATTCGCGATCGCAACATTAAAGATAAACGAGTCTTAGCCGCGATGTCTAAAGTGCCGCGCCACCAATTTGTTGACTCATCGTACAGGGATTTAGCTTATGGCGATCGCCCTTTATCGATTGGTTATAATCAGACTATTTCTCAACCTTATATCGTTGCATACATGACCGAAGTTGCCCAAATTTCTCCTGAAGATACAGTGCTAGAAATTGGAACTGGCTGTGGATATCAAGCAGCAATACTAGGAGAGATAGCTAAACAAGTCTATTCCATCGAACTTATTCCCGAATTAGCTCAAAAAGCTCGTCAAACCCTTAGTCAATTAGGTTACGATAACATTGAAGTAAAAACTGATGATGGATATCAAGGCTGGATAGAACACGCTCCCTACGATGCAATCATTGTGACTGCTGCTCCAGAATACGTACCTCAAAACCCGCTCGACCAATTGGCACTAAACGCTAAGATGGTTATTCCTGTAGGTACGTGGCATCAGGAAATATTGGTGCTGAGCAAAACAGAGGACAAGATAATTGAAGAGAGAACTATTCCTGTTTATTTTGTACCGATGAAAAGAAAATTTTCTCAATAA
- the hpt gene encoding hypoxanthine phosphoribosyltransferase, which produces MNSNLINLISQAEIANAVRRLGLELERDYQDRSLVLIGILKGSFIFLADLAREINLTDTNIEFLRLSSYGSSMVSSGRAKITMSPSPKAIAGKNVVLVEDIVDTGITTNTALQYLQNFQPASLRLCALLDKPSRRQVSVKIDYLGFKVEDLFIVGYGIDFNQKYRQLPDIYYLEEHPSNNLESPNNPID; this is translated from the coding sequence ATGAATAGCAATTTGATTAATTTAATATCTCAAGCAGAAATTGCCAATGCTGTCAGGCGGTTGGGACTTGAACTAGAGAGAGATTATCAAGATCGCTCATTAGTGTTGATCGGTATTCTTAAAGGCTCTTTTATTTTTCTTGCCGATTTAGCGAGAGAGATTAATCTGACTGACACTAATATAGAATTTCTGCGATTGTCTAGTTACGGATCGTCAATGGTAAGTTCTGGTAGAGCAAAAATAACCATGAGTCCATCACCAAAAGCGATCGCTGGTAAAAATGTTGTTTTAGTCGAAGATATTGTTGATACTGGCATCACCACGAATACGGCACTGCAATATTTACAAAACTTTCAGCCTGCTTCTTTAAGATTGTGCGCCTTATTGGATAAACCCTCACGTCGCCAAGTATCAGTCAAGATTGATTATTTAGGTTTTAAGGTAGAAGATTTGTTTATTGTGGGTTATGGGATTGACTTCAATCAAAAATACCGACAGCTGCCCGATATTTATTATTTAGAAGAACATCCAAGCAATAACTTAGAGAGTCCGAACAACCCTATCGATTGA
- a CDS encoding gamma-glutamyltransferase translates to MPRKVILASDAQIVVDAGAAVANRGGNAVDAAIAATLSSMCTNLGIVAPGASGFITIWREGENPIVIDAYAEMPGRGLDSIKFGSGMKEAFFNYGGGTKTMVGYGSVATPGMFAGLGLAAEKYGNLPWSEIVAPAQQQVKEGFPLSGVAAEYFAYTHQVIFGWHPDSYRATHKADGSHLQLEDRVFIAELTQSLQLIADRGVDVLYRGELGEKITAEIQANQGLLTAEDLAHYRAIERSPIMLDFGDWQIATNPSPAVGGIGLAAMLLLIDKRSLHEWNAATVREIAEIQQAVLQYRSNYLEGASESVIDREAARLLELAAQNDWKQLSKSPSTIHISAVDSDGLACSISASSGYGSGVMAGGTGLWLNNSLGEIELHPQGLHDLSPGTRLTSNMAPTICRHSDGRVLAIGSPGASRITTAIAQVLFNFISLDMSLEQAIFHPRLHFEVFDDTSALKSLGSAIACETGINIDELSLNNRQFEGLSMYFGGVQAALYHPTDGLFAAADPRRTGGIAWGEN, encoded by the coding sequence ATGCCGCGAAAAGTTATTCTTGCTTCCGATGCCCAAATTGTAGTCGATGCTGGTGCTGCCGTAGCTAATCGAGGAGGTAATGCGGTTGATGCAGCGATCGCTGCAACTCTTAGTTCTATGTGTACCAACTTGGGAATTGTCGCCCCAGGTGCCAGCGGTTTTATTACCATTTGGCGCGAGGGGGAGAACCCGATTGTCATTGATGCCTATGCAGAGATGCCTGGAAGAGGATTAGATTCAATCAAGTTTGGCAGTGGCATGAAAGAAGCCTTTTTTAATTATGGTGGCGGTACGAAGACAATGGTAGGCTATGGTTCGGTGGCTACCCCTGGAATGTTTGCGGGATTAGGTTTGGCGGCAGAAAAATATGGTAATCTTCCTTGGTCAGAAATAGTTGCTCCAGCACAACAACAGGTAAAAGAAGGCTTTCCTCTCTCTGGAGTGGCTGCCGAATATTTTGCCTATACCCATCAGGTTATTTTTGGTTGGCATCCCGATAGTTATCGAGCTACTCATAAAGCCGATGGCAGTCATTTACAGTTAGAAGATCGAGTTTTTATCGCCGAACTGACTCAAAGTTTACAGCTTATTGCCGATCGCGGCGTAGATGTTTTGTATCGTGGCGAGTTAGGCGAGAAAATTACCGCCGAAATTCAGGCTAATCAGGGATTGCTCACCGCTGAAGATTTGGCTCACTATCGAGCCATAGAGCGATCGCCAATTATGCTCGATTTCGGAGATTGGCAAATTGCGACTAATCCTTCCCCCGCTGTTGGTGGAATTGGTTTGGCAGCAATGCTATTGTTAATCGACAAGCGATCGCTACACGAATGGAATGCAGCTACGGTTAGAGAAATAGCCGAGATCCAACAGGCAGTATTGCAGTATCGCAGCAACTATTTAGAAGGAGCAAGCGAGTCAGTTATCGATAGAGAAGCAGCCCGTTTACTAGAATTGGCAGCTCAAAATGACTGGAAGCAGTTAAGTAAATCACCTTCAACAATCCACATTTCAGCCGTCGATAGTGATGGTTTAGCCTGTTCGATCTCCGCTTCCTCTGGATATGGTTCAGGGGTGATGGCTGGAGGTACGGGTTTATGGCTCAACAACTCTTTGGGGGAAATTGAGTTACATCCTCAAGGTTTACATGACTTGTCTCCAGGTACTCGTCTCACTTCTAATATGGCACCAACGATATGTCGGCACTCCGATGGCAGGGTACTGGCAATTGGCTCTCCTGGGGCATCCCGCATTACTACCGCGATCGCTCAAGTCTTATTTAATTTTATTAGTTTAGATATGTCTTTAGAACAGGCAATATTTCATCCTCGACTGCATTTTGAAGTTTTTGATGATACCTCGGCGCTAAAATCACTCGGTAGCGCAATCGCTTGCGAAACTGGAATTAATATAGATGAACTAAGCTTGAATAACCGCCAATTTGAGGGACTTTCTATGTATTTTGGCGGGGTGCAAGCTGCGCTGTATCATCCTACAGATGGTTTGTTTGCTGCTGCGGATCCGCGTCGTACTGGAGGTATTGCTTGGGGGGAAAATTAA
- a CDS encoding lysophospholipase, with protein sequence MIDRDKERTFQGANGVELYYQSWHPPASARAVLAIVHGHGGHSGIFTRMVEYLTERGYIVFSFDLRGHGRSPGQRGYINSWAEYRADLIAFLKLIKTAKPNLPLFLVGQSMGGTIALDYALRESNQLQGLILISPALGLGISPWKLFMGRMLSRVWPHFALNAGIDISAASRDRKMIAANAQDPLRHGQGTARLATELLETIDWVNAHANQLQVPLLMLHGEADRVTLAENSQIFWERSTITDKEMQKYPDSYHELHNDLNYQEVLADMNDWLKRHL encoded by the coding sequence ATGATCGATCGAGATAAGGAGAGAACTTTCCAGGGTGCAAACGGAGTGGAATTGTATTATCAAAGTTGGCATCCTCCAGCCTCAGCACGAGCAGTTTTAGCCATAGTTCATGGACACGGTGGGCATAGTGGCATTTTTACCAGGATGGTTGAATATCTAACTGAGCGCGGTTATATCGTCTTCAGTTTCGATTTACGGGGACATGGGCGATCGCCTGGTCAACGAGGTTATATCAATAGTTGGGCAGAATATCGAGCCGATTTAATCGCCTTTTTAAAGCTAATCAAAACCGCAAAACCCAATCTTCCTTTATTTCTTGTCGGTCAAAGTATGGGTGGAACAATTGCTTTAGATTATGCTTTACGAGAATCAAACCAACTACAAGGATTAATTTTAATCTCCCCAGCTTTAGGATTAGGCATTTCTCCCTGGAAATTATTCATGGGTAGGATGCTATCTCGTGTTTGGCCCCATTTTGCTTTAAACGCAGGAATAGATATATCTGCGGCTTCTCGCGATCGCAAGATGATAGCTGCTAACGCTCAAGATCCTCTACGTCATGGTCAAGGTACTGCTAGATTAGCTACAGAATTGCTTGAGACTATTGATTGGGTTAACGCTCATGCTAACCAATTACAAGTTCCTTTATTAATGCTTCATGGTGAGGCAGATCGAGTCACTTTAGCCGAAAACAGTCAAATTTTCTGGGAACGTTCGACCATAACTGACAAAGAAATGCAAAAATATCCTGATAGCTATCACGAACTGCACAACGATCTTAACTACCAGGAAGTACTCGCAGATATGAATGATTGGCTTAAAAGACATTTGTAA
- a CDS encoding 1-acyl-sn-glycerol-3-phosphate acyltransferase, giving the protein MPRAQPKLDFIPPAFNPFILRLVHWSLPILQRLRLLAWLPAGIKNIEIVNGETLVKLYHQFQIGKIRLILAFRHCEVDDPLSGLHLLSRGIPKIARQQGIALQFPIHSHFMYDRGMTIWAGDWLGWLFAQMGGVPVHRGKTIDWQAIKQIRELLLNGKFPLVVAPEGATNGHSEIVSPLEPGVAQLAFWCAEDLAKANRIERVVVVPINIQYHYLNPQWSKLDRLLSQLEADCGLAKQAIDNANTKKGEEFYYSRLIRLGEYLLSEMEQFYRCFYHCHLPDISQDSISSAENLTDRLQKLLDVSLQAGESYFGLKKAGNIIERCRRLEEAGWNFIYRQDRTKFNNLSPLKRGLADWIAAEADLRMLHMRLAESFVAVTGTYVREKPSFERFAETTLILFDAISRIKGVKNPRRPRLGWRKSTITIGRLIEVSDRASIYRQNRQGAKRAVAQLTQDIHRALQKMII; this is encoded by the coding sequence ATGCCTCGCGCCCAACCAAAACTAGATTTTATTCCTCCAGCTTTTAATCCTTTCATTCTACGTCTGGTTCATTGGTCACTACCGATTCTACAAAGGCTTCGCTTGCTAGCTTGGTTACCAGCAGGAATTAAAAACATTGAGATAGTTAATGGAGAAACTTTAGTCAAGCTTTACCATCAATTCCAGATTGGCAAAATTCGTTTAATCTTAGCCTTTCGACATTGCGAAGTTGACGATCCTCTTAGTGGGCTGCATCTTTTATCCCGTGGGATACCGAAAATTGCTCGTCAACAAGGCATTGCCTTACAATTTCCCATTCATAGCCATTTTATGTATGACAGAGGCATGACTATTTGGGCTGGTGATTGGCTGGGTTGGTTGTTTGCCCAGATGGGAGGCGTTCCCGTACATCGTGGTAAAACGATCGACTGGCAGGCAATTAAGCAGATAAGAGAATTATTGCTTAATGGTAAGTTTCCTCTGGTAGTTGCTCCTGAAGGTGCTACTAATGGTCATAGTGAAATTGTCAGTCCCCTCGAACCTGGTGTAGCTCAATTAGCATTTTGGTGTGCCGAAGATTTAGCCAAAGCCAACCGAATCGAAAGAGTTGTCGTTGTGCCAATTAATATTCAGTATCATTATCTTAATCCTCAGTGGTCAAAGCTCGATCGCCTGTTAAGTCAGCTAGAAGCAGATTGCGGTTTAGCCAAACAAGCAATAGATAATGCCAACACCAAAAAAGGCGAAGAATTCTATTACTCGCGTTTAATCAGATTAGGAGAATATCTGCTTTCAGAAATGGAACAATTTTATCGTTGTTTTTATCATTGCCACTTACCAGATATATCTCAAGATTCAATTAGTTCAGCCGAAAATCTTACCGATAGACTACAAAAGTTATTAGATGTATCTTTACAAGCGGGAGAATCATATTTTGGTCTGAAAAAAGCAGGGAACATTATTGAACGCTGTCGTCGTCTAGAGGAGGCTGGTTGGAATTTCATTTATCGCCAAGATCGCACCAAATTTAACAATTTATCTCCTCTCAAGCGCGGGTTAGCCGATTGGATTGCAGCAGAAGCAGATTTACGGATGCTGCATATGCGTTTGGCAGAAAGCTTTGTAGCTGTGACAGGTACTTATGTTCGAGAAAAACCTAGTTTTGAGAGATTTGCCGAAACAACCCTGATTTTATTTGATGCCATCTCCAGAATTAAAGGGGTGAAAAATCCCCGTCGTCCTCGCTTGGGATGGCGCAAGTCAACCATAACTATTGGCAGACTAATTGAAGTAAGCGATCGCGCTTCAATCTACAGACAAAATCGTCAGGGTGCAAAACGGGCTGTTGCTCAATTAACCCAAGATATACATCGGGCTTTGCAAAAAATGATTATTTAA
- a CDS encoding pentapeptide repeat-containing protein has product MNVETLLRQYALGDRTTAYPKNRDFSNVELNQANLMGAMLSGAFLALANFKQTDLSGANLSQANL; this is encoded by the coding sequence ATGAATGTAGAAACTTTATTACGACAATACGCTTTGGGCGATCGCACAACTGCGTACCCTAAGAATCGCGATTTTAGCAACGTCGAGTTGAACCAAGCCAACCTCATGGGCGCAATGCTAAGTGGTGCATTTTTAGCCTTAGCCAATTTTAAGCAAACAGACTTGAGTGGAGCAAATCTTTCTCAGGCAAATCTCTAA
- a CDS encoding thiamine pyrophosphate-binding protein codes for MPQLAPYIFELLHQQGVQHSFGIPGDFALTLYDALAESKIEPIIMTHEPGAGFAADAYSRIRGLGLAVVTYSVGGLNMVNAVAGAYAEKSPLIVLSGSPGVKERQEKNLLHHKIKTFDTQKQIYEEITLYAAILDNPVTAIEQIHRAIDYAITFKRPVYLEIPRDMVYAEIENGKHLPPPVKQTDPEALIEAVTESLAMLHQAKSPVLLVGVELHRFGLQEKVLSLAERLGIPVCSTMLGKSVFPESHPQYSGIYNGEAGDPYVRNLVEESDCLLMLGVFMSDINLGMFSAHLEPKNTVYVTSEHIALKHHEYPNVLFEDFVTTLQSSKDLPHYDSSSIAPMQPRVAPADGAISMSGVLYELNQFIDRNTLLVTDVGDTLFAANDIKMQSGTSFLCPAFYASMGFGVPGVIGAQLADPFRRAIALVGDGAFQMTGMELLTAKQLGLNPIVIVINNGSFTSLRSMAHEQADFVRIPTIDYAQLAILLGGTGFVVETSKQLHQALSQSRVSESFSIIDVRLLPEDISPALQRMKDLFAKTLKG; via the coding sequence ATGCCCCAATTAGCACCATATATTTTTGAACTATTGCATCAACAAGGAGTACAGCACTCCTTTGGTATCCCAGGGGATTTCGCTTTAACCCTTTATGATGCTTTAGCCGAAAGTAAAATTGAACCTATCATCATGACTCATGAACCTGGTGCTGGTTTTGCAGCAGATGCCTATTCACGCATTCGAGGATTAGGTTTAGCTGTTGTTACCTATAGTGTTGGTGGTTTAAATATGGTTAATGCCGTAGCTGGAGCTTACGCTGAAAAATCACCTCTGATCGTTTTGAGTGGTAGTCCTGGTGTAAAAGAAAGACAAGAAAAAAATTTACTGCACCATAAAATAAAAACTTTTGATACACAAAAACAAATTTACGAAGAGATTACGCTTTATGCTGCAATCTTAGACAATCCCGTTACTGCCATAGAGCAAATTCATCGTGCCATAGATTACGCCATAACTTTTAAGCGCCCAGTATACTTGGAAATTCCCCGCGATATGGTCTACGCGGAAATTGAAAATGGAAAACATTTACCCCCACCCGTTAAGCAAACAGATCCTGAAGCTTTAATCGAGGCAGTGACTGAAAGCTTAGCTATGCTGCATCAAGCCAAATCACCAGTGCTTTTAGTAGGGGTAGAGTTACATCGTTTTGGCTTACAAGAAAAAGTATTATCCTTGGCAGAACGATTGGGCATCCCAGTCTGTTCGACTATGCTGGGAAAATCAGTGTTTCCTGAAAGCCATCCTCAGTATAGCGGTATCTATAACGGTGAGGCGGGAGATCCATATGTGCGTAACCTAGTAGAAGAATCAGACTGTTTGCTGATGCTTGGGGTGTTTATGAGTGATATTAATTTGGGTATGTTCAGCGCGCACCTAGAGCCAAAAAATACGGTTTATGTAACTTCTGAACATATTGCGCTCAAACATCATGAATATCCTAACGTGCTGTTTGAAGATTTTGTTACGACTTTGCAGAGCAGTAAAGATTTACCTCACTATGATTCATCCTCGATCGCACCAATGCAACCTAGAGTCGCTCCTGCTGATGGCGCTATTTCCATGAGTGGCGTACTATACGAACTCAATCAATTTATCGATCGCAATACTTTGTTGGTTACCGATGTAGGAGATACTCTATTTGCTGCTAATGATATCAAGATGCAGTCTGGGACATCATTTCTCTGCCCAGCTTTTTATGCCAGTATGGGTTTTGGTGTACCTGGAGTGATTGGGGCGCAATTAGCCGATCCCTTTCGTAGAGCGATCGCCTTAGTGGGAGACGGAGCATTTCAGATGACGGGAATGGAATTACTAACAGCCAAGCAATTAGGTTTGAATCCGATAGTCATTGTAATTAATAATGGCTCGTTTACTTCCTTGCGTTCTATGGCTCACGAACAAGCAGATTTTGTCCGTATTCCCACAATTGATTATGCTCAGCTAGCTATCTTACTTGGTGGAACAGGTTTTGTGGTTGAAACTAGCAAACAACTACATCAGGCTTTGTCACAATCTCGTGTGAGTGAAAGCTTTAGCATTATTGATGTTCGTTTGTTACCTGAAGATATATCTCCCGCATTACAGCGGATGAAAGATCTGTTTGCCAAAACTCTTAAAGGATAA